The following proteins come from a genomic window of Blastococcus sp. HT6-30:
- a CDS encoding LLM class F420-dependent oxidoreductase, whose protein sequence is MQLRIFTEPQMGATYDDLLAVARRTEETGFDAFFRSDHYLTMGGDGLPGPTDAWITLAGLARETSRIRLGTLMTAATFRLPGPLAISVAQVDQMSGGRVELGIGSGWFEAEHTAYGIPFPPLGERFDRYEEQLAVLTGLWRTPVGGTFDHDGEHYQLSGSPALPKPVQEGGVPILVGGRGAKRTPRLAARYAGEFNVPFMPAAENARLFAGVREACDEAGRDPASLVYSSALVLCVGRDETELARRAAAIGRDVDELRENGVAGTPAEAVETLGRYAEAGAERVYLQVLDLADLDHLDLVAGEVAPQLR, encoded by the coding sequence GTGCAGCTGCGCATCTTCACCGAACCCCAGATGGGCGCGACCTACGACGACCTGCTGGCCGTCGCGCGCCGCACCGAGGAGACCGGCTTCGACGCCTTCTTCCGGTCCGACCACTACCTGACCATGGGCGGCGACGGCCTGCCCGGACCCACCGACGCGTGGATCACCCTCGCCGGGCTCGCCCGGGAGACCAGCCGGATCCGCCTCGGCACCCTCATGACCGCCGCCACGTTCCGGCTCCCCGGTCCGCTGGCGATCTCCGTCGCGCAGGTCGACCAGATGAGCGGGGGCCGGGTCGAGCTGGGCATCGGCTCCGGCTGGTTCGAGGCCGAGCACACCGCCTACGGCATCCCGTTCCCGCCGCTGGGGGAGCGGTTCGACCGGTACGAGGAGCAGCTGGCCGTGCTCACCGGGCTGTGGCGCACCCCGGTCGGCGGGACGTTCGACCACGACGGGGAGCACTACCAGCTGTCGGGTTCCCCGGCGCTGCCCAAGCCGGTTCAGGAGGGCGGCGTGCCGATCCTGGTCGGCGGCAGGGGGGCGAAGCGGACGCCGCGGCTCGCCGCGCGCTACGCCGGTGAGTTCAACGTGCCGTTCATGCCGGCCGCGGAGAACGCACGGCTCTTCGCCGGTGTCCGGGAGGCGTGCGACGAGGCGGGCCGCGACCCGGCGTCGCTGGTGTACAGCTCGGCGCTGGTGCTCTGCGTCGGCCGCGACGAGACCGAGCTCGCCCGCCGGGCCGCCGCGATCGGCCGGGACGTCGACGAACTCCGGGAGAACGGCGTCGCCGGCACGCCCGCCGAGGCGGTCGAGACCCTCGGCCGCTACGCCGAGGCCGGCGCCGAGCGGGTGTACCTCCAGGTGCTGGACCTCGCCGACCTGGACCACCTGGACCTGGTGGCAGGCGAGGTGGCTCCGCAGCTCCGGTGA
- a CDS encoding iron-containing redox enzyme family protein produces MRLPEPRGPLSDALCCDLATGTGLSATTVEGAASLPADPAGAPTDDDLQLALAVCYELHYRGFDGVSEDWEWDPALLQVRAGLERRHLASLRLLVGEVPVSGAPVDQQLTALIAADDGPSLSSYMAKTGTLEQWREYLTLRSVYHLKEADPHTFAIPRLSGRAKAAMVEIQADEYGGGSAERMHSELFAGLMRDLGLDGGYGALWDEAPAVAFASVNTMSLFGLHRRWRGAALGHLATVEMTSSEPSRRYSAGLRRLGFDERTTVFYDEHVEADAVHEQIASVDMCGSLVAAEPELAGDVLFGAGASLAMDGLAARHLLGAWEAGRSALHRAGALAA; encoded by the coding sequence ATGCGCCTGCCCGAACCCCGCGGTCCGCTCAGCGACGCGCTGTGCTGCGACCTCGCCACCGGCACCGGCCTCTCGGCGACGACGGTCGAGGGCGCCGCGAGCCTGCCGGCCGACCCGGCCGGAGCCCCGACCGACGACGACCTCCAGCTGGCGCTCGCCGTCTGCTACGAGCTGCACTACCGCGGCTTCGACGGCGTCTCGGAGGACTGGGAATGGGACCCGGCGCTGCTGCAGGTGCGCGCCGGGCTGGAACGGCGTCACCTGGCGTCGCTGCGACTGCTCGTCGGCGAGGTGCCGGTCTCCGGCGCGCCGGTCGACCAGCAGCTCACCGCCCTGATCGCCGCCGACGACGGCCCCTCGCTGTCGAGCTACATGGCCAAGACCGGCACCCTCGAGCAATGGCGGGAGTACCTGACCCTCCGGTCGGTGTACCACCTGAAGGAGGCCGATCCGCACACGTTCGCGATCCCCCGGCTCTCCGGGCGGGCGAAGGCGGCCATGGTCGAGATCCAGGCCGACGAGTACGGCGGCGGCTCCGCCGAGCGCATGCACAGCGAGCTGTTCGCCGGGCTGATGCGCGACCTCGGCCTCGACGGCGGCTACGGCGCCCTGTGGGACGAGGCCCCGGCCGTGGCCTTCGCCTCGGTCAACACCATGTCGCTGTTCGGCCTGCACCGGCGCTGGCGCGGCGCGGCGCTGGGGCATCTGGCCACCGTGGAGATGACCTCCTCGGAGCCCAGCCGGCGCTACTCCGCGGGGTTGCGCCGGCTGGGCTTCGACGAGCGGACGACGGTGTTCTACGACGAGCACGTCGAGGCCGACGCCGTGCACGAGCAGATCGCCTCGGTCGACATGTGCGGATCGCTCGTGGCCGCGGAGCCGGAGCTGGCCGGCGACGTCCTCTTCGGTGCCGGGGCGTCACTGGCCATGGACGGCCTGGCCGCGCGTCACCTGCTCGGCGCGTGGGAGGCCGGCCGGTCCGCCCTGCACCGCGCGGGTGCGCTCGCGGCCTGA
- a CDS encoding bacteriorhodopsin, protein MDTPAPELQTMPLGLYDVVQLALLGAGFALFAYFLFALTSREEVSARYRPSAYAGLCLAAVAAIAYARLVSNWDAGFTLQGDVYVPNQEARHTISSRYIDWSITVPLLMVELLAVCSLAGARARNLRFTTMAAAFLMIVTGYMGSQVVAQGRDTSALVVWGLISTVFLVYLYVALIGAVRASLPTMGEEAATSLRNATIVLLGSFGIYPLIYSIPVFVDVTPAWLTAMQVGYSVTDVVAKVGFGVLIHKVAKLRTAEDVVAGVDTHTEPVWASNVHKSDAVQPELTRVSSAVLARVRDGDVRADRG, encoded by the coding sequence ATGGACACCCCGGCCCCTGAACTGCAGACGATGCCGCTGGGCCTCTACGACGTCGTGCAGCTGGCGCTCCTCGGCGCGGGGTTCGCGCTGTTCGCCTACTTCCTCTTCGCGCTCACCAGCCGCGAGGAGGTGTCGGCGCGGTACCGCCCCTCGGCCTACGCCGGCCTCTGTCTCGCGGCGGTCGCAGCGATCGCCTACGCCCGGCTGGTCAGCAACTGGGATGCCGGGTTCACGCTGCAGGGCGACGTCTACGTGCCGAACCAGGAAGCACGGCACACGATCAGCAGTCGCTACATCGACTGGTCGATCACGGTGCCGCTGCTGATGGTCGAGCTGCTGGCGGTGTGCTCCCTCGCCGGCGCCAGGGCGCGCAACCTGCGCTTCACGACCATGGCGGCGGCCTTCCTCATGATCGTCACCGGGTACATGGGGTCGCAGGTGGTCGCCCAGGGCCGCGACACCTCGGCGCTGGTGGTGTGGGGTCTGATCAGCACGGTGTTCCTCGTCTACCTCTACGTCGCACTGATCGGTGCGGTCCGGGCCTCCCTGCCCACCATGGGCGAGGAGGCCGCCACGAGCCTCCGCAACGCGACCATCGTCCTGCTCGGCAGCTTCGGCATCTATCCGCTGATCTACTCGATCCCGGTCTTCGTCGACGTCACCCCGGCGTGGCTCACCGCCATGCAGGTCGGCTACTCGGTGACCGACGTCGTCGCCAAGGTGGGCTTCGGCGTGCTGATCCACAAGGTCGCCAAGCTCCGGACCGCCGAGGACGTCGTCGCCGGCGTCGACACCCACACCGAACCGGTCTGGGCGAGCAACGTGCACAAGAGCGACGCCGTGCAGCCCGAGCTCACCCGGGTCTCCTCGGCGGTGCTCGCCCGGGTCCGGGACGGGGACGTTCGCGCCGACCGCGGCTGA
- a CDS encoding methyl-accepting chemotaxis protein encodes MRKRGMRRVAEPVEQPRDVEALERVIATLDREVTSELEAHRRVLHTLVDALALSYGAAWLPDGQGNFVLQVTEGESAAAMAAQWPAGEAMVESAGYGGEALRRRTPVLMDAATPATGCLRWATAQAAGARQGCFVPVVEGNGVTAVLECYTRSTLPLFGGRAEKWQALSRLIAHARRCALATAALRETIDDRNAVTVVVTKVGEARDEGSALRIALEAVRTAFGWAYGSFWALDEADDVLRFAVESGSAGEEFRQVTLGASFAEGVGLSGRAWRSRDLVFVRDLAEVTDCVRAPAAQRAGVRSGVCFPVTCEGRVVGTMDFFATETIDLSESRGSALRNVQQLVSQRLEILRRSAADQANSRELLETVSRLREAAGDAGRVAESAVTRASSMTTQVQALASASTAVGDVIRIISTIADQTNLLALNATIEAARAGESGKGFAVVANEVKELARETAQATSKVSEQVAGIQAGTESVTSGIHATSAVIGELDAVQARIAEILEEQVRMARAFDAAR; translated from the coding sequence ATGCGCAAGCGCGGGATGCGTCGGGTGGCGGAGCCGGTGGAGCAGCCGCGCGACGTCGAAGCTCTGGAGCGCGTCATCGCGACCCTCGACAGGGAGGTCACCAGCGAGCTGGAGGCCCACCGGCGGGTCCTGCACACCCTCGTCGACGCCCTCGCCCTGTCCTACGGTGCCGCCTGGCTGCCCGACGGTCAGGGCAACTTCGTCCTGCAGGTGACCGAGGGCGAGAGCGCCGCCGCCATGGCCGCGCAGTGGCCGGCGGGCGAAGCGATGGTCGAGAGCGCCGGTTACGGGGGCGAGGCGCTGCGCCGTCGCACCCCCGTTCTCATGGACGCCGCCACGCCCGCCACCGGCTGCCTGCGCTGGGCGACCGCTCAGGCCGCCGGCGCACGGCAGGGGTGCTTCGTGCCCGTCGTCGAAGGCAACGGGGTCACCGCCGTCCTCGAGTGCTACACCCGCAGCACGCTGCCGCTCTTCGGCGGCCGGGCGGAGAAGTGGCAGGCGCTCAGCCGGCTGATCGCGCACGCCCGGCGCTGCGCGCTGGCCACCGCTGCGCTCCGCGAGACCATCGACGACCGGAACGCCGTCACCGTCGTCGTCACGAAGGTGGGCGAGGCCCGGGACGAGGGGTCCGCGCTGCGCATCGCGCTGGAGGCCGTCCGGACGGCCTTCGGCTGGGCGTACGGCTCGTTCTGGGCCCTCGACGAGGCCGACGACGTGCTGCGGTTCGCCGTCGAGTCGGGCTCGGCCGGCGAGGAGTTCCGCCAGGTGACCCTCGGGGCGAGCTTCGCCGAGGGCGTCGGCCTGTCCGGGCGGGCCTGGCGCAGCCGCGACCTCGTGTTCGTGCGCGACCTGGCGGAGGTCACCGACTGCGTGCGCGCCCCCGCCGCGCAGCGGGCCGGTGTGCGCTCCGGGGTCTGCTTCCCCGTCACCTGCGAGGGGCGCGTGGTCGGCACCATGGACTTCTTCGCGACCGAGACGATCGACCTGTCGGAGTCGCGCGGCTCGGCGCTGCGGAACGTGCAGCAGCTGGTCTCCCAGCGGCTGGAAATCCTCCGCCGGTCCGCGGCCGACCAGGCGAACTCCCGGGAGCTGCTGGAGACCGTCTCCCGGCTGCGCGAGGCCGCCGGCGACGCCGGCCGGGTCGCCGAGAGCGCGGTCACCCGGGCGTCGTCGATGACGACGCAGGTGCAGGCGCTGGCCAGCGCGTCGACCGCCGTCGGCGACGTCATCCGCATCATCTCCACGATCGCCGACCAGACCAACCTGCTGGCGCTCAACGCCACCATCGAGGCCGCGCGGGCCGGCGAGTCGGGCAAGGGCTTCGCGGTCGTGGCCAACGAGGTCAAGGAGCTCGCGCGGGAGACCGCGCAGGCCACCAGCAAGGTGTCCGAGCAGGTCGCCGGCATCCAGGCCGGCACCGAGTCGGTGACCTCGGGCATCCACGCGACCAGCGCGGTCATCGGCGAGCTCGACGCCGTCCAGGCGCGGATCGCCGAGATCCTCGAGGAGCAGGTCCGCATGGCGCGGGCGTTCGACGCCGCCCGTTGA
- a CDS encoding CDGSH iron-sulfur domain-containing protein — MSGSLPVGPELPEDVEAGVEPAGGRADGATITPYRDGPLLVRGNFRLVDQDGAEIDPGRDTIALCRCGKSGIKPFCDGSHKRSGFSAPSAPSRPRPGAQLRRGQG; from the coding sequence GTGTCGGGATCACTGCCGGTCGGACCGGAGCTGCCCGAGGACGTCGAGGCCGGGGTGGAACCCGCCGGCGGGCGGGCCGACGGCGCCACCATCACGCCCTACCGGGACGGACCGCTGCTCGTGCGCGGCAACTTCCGGCTGGTCGACCAGGACGGCGCCGAGATCGATCCCGGCCGGGACACCATCGCGCTGTGCCGGTGCGGCAAGTCGGGGATCAAGCCCTTCTGCGACGGCTCGCACAAGCGGTCCGGCTTCTCCGCGCCCAGCGCGCCGAGCCGGCCGCGGCCGGGGGCGCAGCTGCGGCGCGGGCAGGGCTGA
- a CDS encoding DUF1353 domain-containing protein, translated as MPFEVGDVVVRRLDDHRWTVVEPLVYVGTSDRPVVPAGFVTDFATVPRVGVWPVPRFGRYTAAAILHDWPNRGCGRRPNRAQLRRPTAVGWIPPPGMPDAEPARPVVGGEPG; from the coding sequence GTGCCGTTCGAGGTCGGGGACGTCGTGGTGCGCCGGCTGGACGACCACCGGTGGACGGTCGTCGAACCACTCGTCTACGTCGGCACCAGCGACCGGCCCGTGGTGCCCGCCGGGTTCGTGACCGACTTCGCCACGGTGCCCCGCGTCGGGGTCTGGCCGGTGCCGCGGTTCGGCCGCTACACGGCCGCGGCGATCCTGCACGACTGGCCGAACCGCGGATGTGGTCGACGACCAAACCGGGCGCAGCTCCGGCGACCGACCGCGGTCGGGTGGATCCCGCCGCCCGGCATGCCGGACGCGGAGCCGGCCAGGCCGGTTGTCGGCGGCGAGCCCGGATAG
- the lipA gene encoding lipoyl synthase: protein MSEAPPRTPEPATVQDSRIEPAGRKLLRLEVRNSQVPIERKPEWIKTRLKTGPEYTELKSLVRREGLHTVCEEAGCPNIYECWEDREATFLIGGDQCTRRCDFCQIDTGKPADFDADEPRRVAESVATMGLKYATVTGVARDDLPDGGAWLYAETVRQIHAALPGCGVELLIPDFNADPAQLAEVFSSRPEVLAHNVETVPRIFKRIRPGFRFERSLAVITAAREAGLVTKSNLILGMGEEPHEVVETMQALHDAGCDLLTITQYLRPSPRHHPVVRWVKPEEFVQFQEDAQAIGFPGVLAGPLVRSSYRAGRLYQQAIEARKLAPQV, encoded by the coding sequence ATGAGCGAGGCACCGCCGAGGACCCCTGAGCCGGCCACCGTCCAGGACTCCCGGATCGAGCCCGCCGGCCGCAAGCTGCTGCGCCTCGAGGTGCGCAACAGCCAGGTGCCGATCGAGCGCAAGCCGGAGTGGATCAAGACCCGGCTGAAGACCGGCCCCGAGTACACCGAGCTGAAGTCGCTGGTGCGCCGCGAAGGCCTGCACACCGTCTGCGAAGAGGCCGGCTGCCCCAACATCTACGAGTGCTGGGAGGACCGGGAGGCCACCTTCCTCATCGGGGGCGACCAGTGCACCCGGCGGTGCGACTTCTGCCAGATCGACACCGGCAAGCCGGCCGACTTCGACGCCGACGAGCCGCGGCGCGTGGCGGAGAGCGTCGCCACGATGGGCCTCAAGTACGCCACCGTGACCGGCGTCGCCCGCGACGACCTGCCCGACGGCGGGGCCTGGCTCTACGCCGAGACGGTGCGCCAGATCCACGCCGCCCTCCCGGGATGCGGCGTCGAGCTGCTCATCCCCGACTTCAACGCCGACCCCGCGCAGCTGGCCGAGGTGTTCTCCTCCCGGCCCGAGGTCCTCGCGCACAACGTCGAGACGGTGCCGCGGATCTTCAAGCGCATCCGCCCGGGCTTCCGCTTCGAGCGGTCGCTGGCGGTCATCACCGCCGCCCGTGAGGCGGGCCTGGTCACCAAGTCCAACCTGATCCTGGGCATGGGCGAGGAGCCGCACGAGGTCGTCGAGACCATGCAGGCGCTGCACGACGCCGGCTGCGACCTGCTCACCATCACCCAGTACCTGCGCCCCTCCCCCCGGCACCACCCCGTCGTCCGCTGGGTCAAGCCCGAGGAGTTCGTCCAGTTCCAGGAGGACGCGCAGGCGATCGGCTTCCCGGGCGTCCTGGCCGGGCCGCTGGTGCGCAGCTCCTACCGCGCCGGACGGCTCTACCAGCAGGCGATCGAGGCCCGGAAGCTCGCTCCGCAGGTCTGA
- a CDS encoding RDD family protein, protein MVGDAGQPSQAPDRGASLGLPSSGPGSLAPFGRRVGGYVVDAIGSAVIAWAITAPSGPGNWSLVVFGVLTVVTLVLFGQTPGHRALGMRLAHPRPGARLAPWRAVVRTALLILLVPALLVDADGRGLHDRLTGTAVVLD, encoded by the coding sequence ATGGTCGGCGATGCCGGACAACCCTCTCAGGCCCCGGACCGGGGCGCCTCCCTGGGGTTGCCCTCCTCCGGGCCCGGCTCGCTGGCCCCCTTCGGCAGGCGGGTCGGCGGCTACGTCGTCGATGCGATCGGCTCGGCGGTGATCGCCTGGGCGATCACCGCCCCCTCCGGCCCGGGCAACTGGAGCCTCGTGGTGTTCGGCGTCCTCACCGTCGTCACCCTGGTGCTGTTCGGTCAGACGCCCGGGCACCGGGCGCTCGGCATGCGCCTGGCCCATCCCCGGCCGGGAGCGCGGCTGGCCCCGTGGCGCGCCGTCGTCAGGACGGCCCTGCTGATCCTGCTGGTGCCCGCCCTGCTGGTCGACGCCGACGGCCGCGGCCTGCACGACCGGCTCACCGGCACCGCCGTCGTCCTCGACTGA
- a CDS encoding beta-carotene 15,15'-dioxygenase, Brp/Blh family — protein sequence MEVVAPGGWGGTGAAAVLVAGLLLGLPHGAVDHLVPAWRFGWPPTRLALFGAGYAGLAAGAYLAFTTAPAPALLLFVLVSAWHFGSGETAFADLRAGRPVRPRPVASLVLGGLVLLVPLLRGLGTPGSDTATLAAAVAPGWGGVPTGAATASVAVLTGAAGVLAVSLARRHRWMEAGETVLVGTVVLLVPPLAAFGVYFGAWHSVRHVARVVAEDPANGADLVAGRLAAPLRRFALAAGVPTAAVLVALAALWSWADGWRGLVATDLPLLAALTLPHVLVVAWVDRTQRPGSTR from the coding sequence GTGGAGGTCGTCGCCCCCGGCGGCTGGGGAGGCACCGGCGCGGCGGCGGTGCTGGTCGCCGGGCTCCTCCTGGGGCTGCCGCACGGTGCTGTGGACCACCTCGTCCCCGCGTGGAGGTTCGGCTGGCCGCCGACGCGGCTGGCGCTGTTCGGCGCCGGGTACGCCGGTCTGGCCGCTGGTGCCTACCTGGCCTTCACGACGGCGCCCGCCCCGGCGTTGCTGCTCTTCGTCCTCGTCTCGGCATGGCACTTCGGGAGCGGGGAGACTGCGTTCGCCGACCTGCGCGCCGGTCGGCCCGTCCGGCCGCGGCCGGTGGCGTCGCTGGTGCTCGGTGGGCTCGTCCTGCTGGTGCCGCTGCTCCGTGGTCTGGGCACACCCGGCAGCGACACCGCCACCCTCGCCGCGGCCGTGGCCCCCGGCTGGGGTGGGGTGCCGACCGGAGCCGCGACGGCCTCCGTCGCGGTGCTGACCGGGGCCGCGGGGGTGCTCGCGGTCTCCCTCGCCCGCCGCCACCGGTGGATGGAGGCCGGGGAGACCGTTCTCGTGGGAACGGTGGTCCTGCTGGTCCCGCCGTTGGCCGCCTTCGGCGTCTACTTCGGGGCCTGGCACTCGGTGCGGCACGTGGCCCGGGTGGTGGCCGAGGACCCGGCGAACGGTGCCGACCTCGTCGCGGGGCGGCTTGCCGCGCCGCTGCGCCGGTTCGCCCTCGCGGCCGGTGTGCCGACGGCGGCCGTGCTGGTGGCGCTGGCCGCGCTGTGGTCATGGGCGGACGGCTGGCGCGGGCTCGTCGCCACCGACCTGCCGCTGCTCGCGGCACTGACGCTGCCGCACGTCCTCGTCGTCGCCTGGGTGGACCGCACGCAGCGGCCCGGCTCTACGAGGTGA
- a CDS encoding DUF4191 domain-containing protein: MARSKSSDPTAPGGNAGRAPKDGGRSRTSGATASGASASGKAGKAPKLDRKGRPKAGRLKKIRGQGRMIKQAYGLTRKNDPKLPWVMLIWFVAVAAVVELIGILLSAPFIVLPLALIAGVLAALIVFGRRAQGSAYRQVEGQPGAAAWVLEGMRGDWRVSSGVAGSPQLDAVHRVLGRPGIILVGEGSPGRVRGLIAQEKKKIARVVGDTPIYDVVVGDDEGQVPLKKLSTHVMKLPRNLSAAEVNSLGRRMSALGGPRMPVPGGPLPGGRQMSVSQRQVRRR; encoded by the coding sequence ATGGCACGCAGCAAGTCCTCTGACCCCACCGCTCCGGGCGGCAACGCCGGGCGCGCCCCGAAGGACGGTGGGCGCAGCCGGACCTCGGGGGCCACCGCCTCCGGCGCCTCCGCCTCCGGCAAGGCCGGCAAGGCGCCGAAGCTGGACAGGAAGGGCCGGCCCAAGGCAGGCCGGCTGAAGAAGATCCGCGGCCAGGGCCGCATGATCAAGCAGGCCTACGGCCTGACGCGGAAGAACGACCCGAAGCTGCCCTGGGTCATGCTCATCTGGTTCGTCGCGGTCGCCGCGGTCGTCGAGCTGATCGGCATCCTGCTCAGCGCGCCGTTCATCGTCCTCCCGCTGGCCCTGATCGCCGGTGTCCTGGCCGCGCTGATCGTGTTCGGCCGTCGCGCCCAGGGCTCGGCCTACCGGCAGGTGGAGGGCCAGCCCGGTGCCGCCGCGTGGGTGCTCGAGGGCATGCGAGGTGACTGGCGGGTCAGCTCCGGCGTCGCCGGCAGTCCGCAGCTGGACGCCGTGCACCGGGTGCTGGGCCGGCCGGGGATCATCCTCGTCGGCGAGGGCTCCCCCGGCCGGGTGCGCGGGCTGATCGCGCAGGAGAAGAAGAAGATCGCCCGCGTGGTCGGCGACACCCCGATCTACGACGTGGTCGTCGGCGACGACGAGGGTCAGGTGCCGCTCAAGAAGCTCAGCACCCACGTCATGAAGCTGCCGCGCAACCTCAGCGCCGCCGAGGTCAACTCCCTGGGCCGGCGGATGAGCGCGCTGGGCGGCCCGCGCATGCCGGTCCCCGGTGGTCCGCTGCCCGGTGGCCGTCAGATGTCGGTCAGCCAGCGCCAGGTCCGCCGCCGCTGA
- the glnA gene encoding type I glutamate--ammonia ligase, which yields MFTSPDEVAAYIRDNDVEFVDVRFCDLPGVMQHFTIPASTFGEDTFSEGLGFDGSSIRGFQAINESDMLLLPDANSAFVDPFRKHKTLNVNFFIHDPITREAYSRDPRNVAKKAEAYLAASGIADTAYFGPEAEFYVFDSIRYDTGINEGYYHIDSVEGSWNTGSPTGENGVGPNRGYKARPKGGYFPVEPYDQQSDLRADIMQNLIGVGLELERGHHEVGTGGQAEINYKFDTLLRSADSLMLFKYVVKNTAWAAGKTATFMPKPLFGDNGSGMHCHQSLWKDGQPLFHAETGYAGLSDTARHYIGGLLAHAPSLLAFTNPTVNSYHRLVPGYEAPINLVYSARNRSACCRIPISGDNPKAKRIEFRVPDPSANPYLAFSAMLMAGLDGIKNKIEPPAPVDKDLYELPPEEALGIDKVPASLDAVLDRLEVDHEYLIDGGVFTPDLIETWIEYKRENEIDPIRLRPHPHEFAMYYDI from the coding sequence ATGTTCACCAGTCCCGACGAGGTCGCCGCCTACATCCGCGACAACGACGTCGAATTCGTCGACGTCCGCTTCTGCGACCTGCCCGGCGTCATGCAGCACTTCACCATCCCTGCGTCGACGTTCGGCGAGGACACCTTCAGCGAGGGCCTCGGCTTCGACGGCTCCTCGATCCGCGGGTTCCAGGCGATCAACGAGTCGGACATGCTGCTGCTGCCCGACGCCAACAGCGCTTTCGTGGACCCGTTCCGCAAGCACAAGACGCTGAACGTCAACTTCTTCATCCACGACCCGATCACGCGTGAGGCCTACAGCCGCGACCCGCGGAACGTGGCGAAGAAGGCGGAGGCCTACCTGGCCGCCAGCGGCATCGCCGACACCGCGTACTTCGGGCCCGAGGCCGAGTTCTACGTCTTCGACTCGATCCGCTACGACACGGGGATCAACGAGGGCTACTACCACATCGACTCGGTCGAGGGCTCCTGGAACACCGGCTCGCCGACCGGCGAGAACGGCGTCGGCCCCAACCGCGGCTACAAGGCCCGCCCCAAGGGCGGCTACTTCCCGGTCGAGCCCTACGACCAGCAGAGCGACCTGCGCGCCGACATCATGCAGAACCTCATCGGTGTGGGGCTCGAGCTCGAGCGCGGGCACCACGAGGTGGGTACCGGCGGTCAGGCGGAGATCAACTACAAGTTCGACACGCTGCTGCGCTCGGCCGACAGCCTGATGCTCTTCAAGTACGTCGTGAAGAACACCGCCTGGGCCGCCGGCAAGACCGCCACCTTCATGCCCAAGCCGCTGTTCGGGGACAACGGCTCCGGCATGCACTGCCACCAGAGCCTCTGGAAGGACGGGCAGCCGCTCTTCCACGCCGAGACCGGCTACGCCGGGCTGTCCGACACCGCTCGCCACTACATCGGGGGCCTGCTGGCCCACGCCCCGTCGCTGCTGGCGTTCACGAACCCGACGGTGAACAGCTACCACCGCCTGGTGCCCGGCTACGAGGCCCCGATCAACCTGGTGTACTCGGCCCGCAACCGCTCGGCCTGCTGCCGCATCCCCATCTCGGGCGACAACCCCAAGGCCAAGCGCATCGAGTTCCGCGTGCCCGACCCGTCGGCCAACCCCTATCTCGCCTTCTCGGCGATGCTCATGGCCGGACTCGACGGCATCAAGAACAAGATCGAGCCGCCGGCCCCCGTGGACAAGGACCTCTACGAGCTGCCGCCCGAGGAGGCCCTCGGCATCGACAAGGTGCCCGCGTCGCTGGACGCCGTCCTCGACCGGCTCGAGGTCGACCACGAGTACCTCATCGACGGCGGCGTCTTCACGCCCGACCTGATCGAGACGTGGATCGAGTACAAGCGGGAGAACGAGATCGACCCGATCCGCCTGCGCCCGCACCCCCACGAGTTCGCGATGTACTACGACATCTGA
- a CDS encoding SDR family oxidoreductase — MTSLRDRVVLVTGGSAGIGRATVVRLTSDGARVVTCARHGDRLEEAVGGLPGVTTVVADVADAGGRAALLDRVLAEHGRLDAVVHNAGLGWAGLLEDMPGEVVEGIVATNLTGVVELSRLVLPHLLRSAAENGRADVVVVSSVVAWSQVPPLTVYSSTKAGVHGFVKGLRREVTARGVRVHTVNPFFVSTEWLARGHGHAPVSDADARGRLSRGIRPERVADRIAECLAAPRSRTVAVPRWAGAARLAELPPIARLLDAGLSRYADRIGATAARVAARRTRP; from the coding sequence ATGACCTCCCTCCGCGACCGCGTCGTCCTCGTCACCGGTGGCAGCGCCGGCATCGGCCGGGCCACCGTCGTCCGGCTCACGTCCGACGGTGCCCGCGTCGTCACCTGCGCCCGCCACGGCGACCGGCTCGAGGAGGCGGTCGGCGGACTGCCCGGCGTCACCACCGTGGTGGCCGACGTCGCGGACGCCGGTGGCCGGGCCGCCCTCCTCGACCGGGTGCTGGCCGAGCACGGCCGGCTCGACGCCGTCGTCCACAACGCCGGGCTGGGGTGGGCCGGCCTGCTCGAGGACATGCCCGGCGAGGTCGTGGAGGGCATCGTGGCCACGAACCTCACCGGGGTGGTCGAGCTCAGCCGCCTGGTGCTGCCCCACCTCCTCCGCTCGGCGGCCGAGAACGGGCGGGCCGACGTCGTCGTGGTGTCCTCGGTCGTCGCCTGGTCGCAGGTGCCGCCGCTCACCGTCTACTCGTCGACCAAGGCCGGGGTGCACGGCTTCGTGAAGGGGCTGCGGCGGGAGGTGACCGCCCGCGGCGTGCGGGTGCACACCGTCAACCCGTTCTTCGTGTCGACCGAGTGGCTGGCCCGTGGCCACGGGCACGCCCCGGTCTCCGACGCCGACGCGCGCGGGCGGCTGTCCCGCGGCATCCGCCCCGAGCGCGTGGCCGACCGGATCGCCGAGTGCCTCGCGGCCCCCCGGTCGCGCACGGTGGCGGTGCCGCGGTGGGCCGGGGCCGCCCGGCTGGCGGAGCTGCCCCCGATCGCCCGGTTGCTCGACGCGGGCCTGTCGCGGTACGCCGACCGCATCGGGGCCACCGCCGCCCGGGTCGCCGCCCGCCGGACCCGTCCCTAG